In Felis catus isolate Fca126 chromosome E1, F.catus_Fca126_mat1.0, whole genome shotgun sequence, the following proteins share a genomic window:
- the LOC109494125 gene encoding CMRF35-like molecule 1 yields MRLLPVVILLVVQGHFSTCVQRTVRGTAMGTLTVHCTYGRGWESYKKWWCRGYEWDSCKILVKSTGSEQLVKKGRASIQDNHSLRIFTVTLEDLWYDDADTYWCGIEKAGNDLGYKVYVDVDPAPDPTDSPKPVARTPASRASSHPLTQGINSSQPIVLINPHSRSGILAFNVAAENPPVWILLVPPFLATLKWLCQG; encoded by the exons ATGCGGCTGCTCCCAGTTGTGATCCTTCTCGTCGTCCAAG GCCACTTCTCCACCTGCGTGCAGAGAACGGTGAGAGGCACGGCAATGGGCACACTGACCGTGCACTGTACATATGGGCGGGGCTGGGAATCCTACAAGAAATGGTGGTGTCGTGGGTACGAGTGGGATTCCTGCAAAATCCTTGTTAAAAGCACCGGGTCAGAGCAACTGGTGAAGAAGGGCCGAGCATCCATCCAGGACAATCACAGCCTGCGCATATTCACCGTGACATTGGAGGATCTCTGGTATGACGATGCAGACACCTACTGGTGTGGGATTGAGAAAGCTGGCAATGACCTGGGGTACAAAGTATACGTGGATGTTGACCCAG CCCCTGATCCAACAGACTCTCCCAAGCCTGTAGCAAGAACACCAGCCAGTCGAGCTTCCTCTCATCCACTTACCCAGGGCATCAACAGCAGCCAGCCTATTGTTCTGATCAACCCCCACAGCAG GTCGGGGATCTTGGCCTTCAATGTAGCAGCAGAGAATCCTCCTGTGTGGATCCTCCTGGTACCTCCTTTCCTTGCCACCCTCAAGTGGCTCTGCCAAGGATAA
- the LOC101090473 gene encoding CMRF35-like molecule 2, protein MWLSPALLLLCLSGSLSLTGPSSVTGTLGGSLSVQCQYEEEYQSYKKYWCRGQNEGTCDNIVETQGEAKEKNGRVSIRDHADRLTFIVTMENLTADDAGSYWCRVRKTWYLGFWSSGTSVQVKVSVSPAPSKTAEETTCQAASDIFPGLSTKQNFSAEEVLTHCSGSSSSSVHLLLLVFLKLPLFLTLVGAVLWVNRPLKGPGGSQPDKKKPSRSAPFPGKPCPGIQPFRPDRRDLQTLDSRAGGQQSLDSGGT, encoded by the exons ATGTGGctgtccccagctctgctccttctctgcctctcag GCTCTTTGTCCCTGACGGGCCCCAGCTCTGTGAcaggcaccttgggtggctctcTGAGTGTGCAGTGTCAGTATGAGGAAGAGTACCAGAGTTATAAAAAATACTGGTGCCGAGGGCAGAATGAGGGCACATGTGACAATATTGTGGAGACCCAGGGAGAAGCGAAAGAAAAGAATGGTCGTGTGTCTATCAGAGACCATGCTGATCGCCTCACCTTCATCGTGACCATGGAGAACCTCACTGCAGACGATGCTGGGTCCTACTGGTGTAGAGTTCGGAAAACATGGTACCTGGGCTTCTGGTCATCTGGCACTTCAGTCCAGGTTAAGGTGTCTGTTTCCCCAG CACCAAGTAAAACCGCAGAGGAGACCACATGTCAAGCTGCATCTGACATCTTTCCGGGGCTGAGTACCAAGCAGAACTTCAGTGCTGAGGAAGTGTTGACCCACTGCTCAGG GTCCTCATCCAGCAGTGTCCACTTGCTGCTCCTGGTCTTCCTGAAGCTTCCCCTGTTCTTGACATTGGTGGGTGCTGTCCTCTGGGTGAACAGGCCTCTGAAGGGCCCTGGAGGAAGTCAGCCTGACAAAAAGAAGCCATCACGTAGTGCACCATTCCCAGGAAAGCCCTGTCCAGGAATACAGCCCTTCAGACCAGATAGAAGAGACCTTCAGACTCTGGACTCCAGGGCAGGGGGGCAGCAGTCCCTGGATTCTGGAGGCACCTAA